In Miscanthus floridulus cultivar M001 chromosome 5, ASM1932011v1, whole genome shotgun sequence, one genomic interval encodes:
- the LOC136454377 gene encoding uncharacterized protein yields SCLCFGSQCETGHVVCGACRGSHVQACAGAGTYVPCAKLDGIVRDAKVACAYEAYGCTSWVVYYEALDHHRYCRFVPCLCPDPGCGHATSPARLAEHFSIHHGWHITEVDYAKPCKLAVWGPEDKQVLVGKADGCVFLMSPCLVCVRACGDAAVGAPQYTCKLWAQVAGNKENLAMVTFMVASSDLAGGFPATDQGMFLAVPPPLQHDESGERAPLMIRVDKVGVAAASCRSRSPSTTPPSSLPRKDAAQ; encoded by the exons TCTTGCCTTTGTTTTGGGTCGCAGTGCGAGACCGGCCACGTCGTGTGCGGTGCCTGTCGCGGCAGCCACGTCCAGGcctgcgccggcgccggcaccTACGTCCCCTGCGCCAAGCTGGACGGGATCGTGCGCGACGCCAAGGTGGCGTGCGCCTACGAGGCGTACGGCTGCACGAGCTGGGTCGTCTACTACGAGGCGCTGGACCACCACCGCTACTGCCGGTTCGTGCCCTGCCTCTGCCCGGACCCTGGCTGCGGGCAC GCCACCTCGCCGGCGAGGCTGGCCGAGCACTTCTCCATCCACCACGGCTGGCACATCACCGAGGTCGACTACGCGAAGCCGTGCAAGCTCGCCGTCTGGGGCCCCGAGGACAAGCAGGTCCTGGTGGGCAAGGCGGACGGGTGCGTGTTCCTGATGTCGCCGTGCCTGGTGTGCGTGAGGGCGTGCGGCGACGCGGCCGTGGGGGCACCCCAGTACACCTGTAAGCTCTGGGCGCAGGTCGCTGGCAACAAGGAGAACCTGGCGATGGTCACGTTCATGGTGGCTAGCAGCGACCTGGCCGGCGGCTTCCCGGCGACCGACCAGGGCATGTTCCTGgcggtgccgccgccgctgcagcacGACGAGTCCGGCGAGCGAGCCCCACTCATGATCCGTGTTGACAAAGTTGGCGTGGCCGCTGCCAGTTGCAGGTCAAGGTCGCCGTCCACCACTCCGCCATCGAGCTTGCCCAGGAAGGATGCTGCTCAGTAG